Proteins found in one Mucilaginibacter gracilis genomic segment:
- a CDS encoding ATP-binding protein encodes MTPINILIVDDKEDNIVALEALIGRSDIRLISTTSPNEALKMAWENQIAIALVDVQMPEMDGFEFATMLKANPRTKDILIIFVTAISTESKYAVKGFSAGAVDYLYKPLDPYITAAKVDSFIQLSRGQQQIREKNQELENYALVVKNSADIICTVDAASFRIISVNTAVEKILQYRPEELTGKSIVGLSIQEDVASFKENLTTLINEIKGFASFECRFETFDKRQIWVECRASYRNKILFFNISDITIQKDYTEQLIKSKELAEYSTKVKENFLANMSHELRTPVNGILGITSLLKNTTLDSQQKNMIDLLGSTSQSLLGVINDVLDISKMEAGKFSIIRKPDNIHLVVKTVYDLLKFKTDEKDIELLLEIAPNVPEYIMVDSLRINQIMMNLLSNAVKFTDRGYVKLSLTVAQQLPGKVQLKFNIEDTGIGISTGKLNKIFDSFEQAEDDTTSKYGGTGLGLAIVKKLVELKGGELTVSSQIGKGSTFSFINWYTVAVQKPEVKPVEKTGAKLLLSLTDLKVLIVEDNVVNQYLLSKILKDWNAIIEVVLS; translated from the coding sequence ATGACGCCAATCAATATACTTATTGTTGACGATAAAGAAGATAACATTGTTGCTCTTGAAGCACTGATAGGCCGCAGTGATATACGCCTTATATCAACAACATCGCCCAATGAGGCCCTTAAAATGGCCTGGGAAAATCAAATAGCCATAGCCCTTGTTGATGTTCAAATGCCCGAAATGGATGGATTTGAATTTGCAACCATGCTTAAGGCAAACCCTCGCACCAAAGACATACTGATTATATTTGTTACCGCAATATCAACCGAATCTAAATACGCGGTTAAAGGTTTTAGTGCCGGTGCTGTTGATTATCTTTACAAACCGCTTGACCCTTATATAACCGCCGCCAAGGTTGATTCGTTTATTCAACTATCGCGGGGGCAACAACAGATACGGGAAAAAAACCAGGAACTAGAAAATTATGCTCTTGTTGTTAAAAATTCGGCAGATATAATTTGCACTGTTGATGCCGCCAGTTTCCGGATAATAAGCGTCAACACCGCGGTTGAAAAAATATTGCAATACCGGCCCGAAGAGTTAACCGGCAAAAGTATAGTAGGGCTTTCGATACAGGAAGATGTAGCTTCGTTTAAAGAAAATTTAACAACGCTTATTAACGAAATTAAAGGATTTGCATCGTTTGAGTGCCGCTTTGAAACTTTTGACAAACGCCAGATATGGGTTGAGTGCCGGGCGTCATACCGTAATAAAATCCTTTTTTTTAATATAAGCGATATCACTATACAAAAGGATTATACCGAGCAGCTCATCAAATCAAAAGAGCTGGCCGAGTACAGCACAAAGGTGAAAGAAAATTTTTTGGCTAATATGAGCCACGAGTTACGCACACCTGTAAATGGCATATTAGGTATTACATCGTTACTAAAAAACACAACGCTCGATAGCCAGCAAAAAAATATGATTGATTTGCTGGGTTCAACCTCGCAATCTTTATTGGGTGTTATTAACGATGTGCTGGATATATCAAAAATGGAAGCCGGCAAATTTAGTATTATACGCAAGCCGGATAACATCCACCTTGTGGTAAAAACTGTTTACGACCTGTTGAAGTTTAAAACCGACGAAAAGGATATAGAACTGCTGCTTGAAATTGCACCAAATGTACCCGAGTATATCATGGTTGATTCGTTACGGATTAACCAGATCATGATGAATTTGTTGAGCAATGCCGTTAAATTTACCGATAGGGGTTATGTTAAGTTATCACTAACTGTTGCCCAGCAACTGCCAGGCAAGGTTCAGCTTAAATTTAATATTGAAGATACAGGCATAGGCATATCTACAGGTAAACTCAATAAGATATTTGATTCGTTTGAGCAGGCCGAAGACGATACAACCAGTAAATACGGCGGTACGGGCCTTGGCCTCGCTATTGTAAAAAAACTGGTTGAACTTAAAGGTGGCGAACTAACAGTGAGTAGCCAGATAGGCAAGGGCAGCACCTTTAGTTTTATTAACTGGTACACAGTGGCCGTGCAAAAACCCGAGGTTAAGCCTGTAGAAAAGACCGGAGCAAAATTATTACTCTCGTTAACCGATTTAAAGGTACTAATAGTTGAAGACAATGTGGTTAACCAATACCTGTTATCGAAAATATTAAAAGATTGGAACGCAATTATAGAGGTAGTGTTAAGTTAA
- a CDS encoding methylated-DNA--[protein]-cysteine S-methyltransferase — protein sequence MQFIFHQTPLGIARITETDGFISAVSVLDNCPEDEQCTSPLLQQAANQLDEYFAGTRRAFDFPFKQNGTDFQQQVWHQLMNIGYAETISYTQQSQRMQNPLAIRAIAAANGKNNLWIIVPCHRVIGANGSLTGYAGGIWRKKWLLQHEAMVAGIGQTKLAF from the coding sequence ATGCAGTTTATTTTTCATCAAACCCCGTTGGGAATTGCCCGCATAACCGAAACCGACGGCTTTATTAGTGCGGTATCTGTTTTAGATAATTGCCCCGAAGACGAACAATGCACATCACCACTATTACAACAAGCAGCCAACCAACTTGATGAGTACTTTGCTGGTACGAGGCGCGCATTTGATTTTCCGTTTAAACAAAATGGCACCGACTTTCAACAGCAAGTTTGGCACCAATTAATGAATATTGGCTATGCCGAAACCATAAGTTACACCCAACAAAGCCAAAGGATGCAAAACCCTTTAGCAATAAGGGCAATAGCGGCGGCCAATGGCAAAAATAATTTATGGATAATAGTGCCCTGCCATAGGGTTATTGGTGCTAACGGTAGTTTAACAGGGTATGCAGGTGGCATATGGCGCAAAAAATGGCTGCTACAACACGAGGCTATGGTAGCCGGTATTGGCCAAACTAAACTGGCTTTTTAA
- a CDS encoding response regulator: MLVEKNFDIVLMDTHMPEMNGYETARAIRSDFDEPKRSIPIISLSAAAFEHERQEAIDSGMNDVLSKPFQSKDLHQKIQDILKIKA; this comes from the coding sequence ATGTTGGTTGAAAAAAATTTCGACATTGTATTGATGGATACCCACATGCCCGAAATGAATGGCTACGAAACCGCCAGAGCCATCCGCTCGGATTTTGATGAGCCCAAACGGAGTATCCCCATCATTTCATTATCGGCGGCGGCGTTTGAGCATGAAAGGCAGGAAGCTATAGATTCGGGTATGAATGATGTGCTTTCCAAGCCTTTCCAATCTAAAGACCTCCATCAAAAAATACAGGATATTTTGAAAATCAAAGCTTAA
- a CDS encoding carboxypeptidase-like regulatory domain-containing protein, which yields MPAIAAAQNGIITGKVISADLQIPLNEASVFLSNATYGTATASNGTFTLQNIRPGQYELVVSYVGYDSYHKTIMVTGASINLSIEMHLKSYGLNEVAITSHKFSKENFAMFVQHFLGVSQNAKQCKIINPKAVDLYYNAADKVLKGHSDDFIIIENRALGYKLKYLLGEFKWDGIDGITTIGGQPLYEDLKGSKAQLARWHQKREEAYHGSSMHFYRSLINNEVAAQGFMMYHLVRVPNSQRPPQHVIVKKIDQFMAERNRDSVIRWQNLYNLRKYIETLGTLALLPEDVYSRLSSDVFALHFPGSLYVVYTKKHDNNLNDLIYRPLTMENFQCTIVTLYGKFAQFDLNGVVIGGDGESRSTLNEGAWADNLMPELLPVNYVPDDKKTTQASTSNLPPLK from the coding sequence ATGCCCGCTATTGCTGCGGCACAAAACGGAATTATAACAGGAAAAGTTATAAGTGCCGATCTGCAAATTCCGCTTAACGAGGCGAGCGTTTTTTTAAGTAATGCAACTTATGGTACGGCAACCGCAAGCAATGGTACATTTACCTTACAGAACATTAGGCCAGGGCAGTACGAATTGGTGGTGAGCTACGTAGGTTATGATAGTTATCATAAAACTATTATGGTTACCGGAGCTTCTATAAACCTCAGTATAGAAATGCATTTAAAGAGCTATGGGCTTAACGAGGTAGCTATCACATCGCACAAGTTTTCTAAAGAGAACTTTGCCATGTTTGTGCAGCATTTTTTAGGTGTATCGCAAAATGCCAAGCAGTGTAAAATAATTAACCCCAAGGCGGTTGATTTGTATTATAATGCGGCAGATAAAGTTTTAAAAGGCCACTCGGACGATTTTATAATTATTGAGAACCGGGCGTTGGGCTACAAGCTTAAATATTTGCTTGGCGAGTTTAAGTGGGACGGGATAGACGGGATTACAACAATTGGCGGCCAGCCACTTTACGAAGACCTGAAGGGAAGCAAAGCGCAGTTAGCCCGTTGGCACCAAAAGCGCGAAGAAGCCTATCATGGGTCGAGTATGCATTTTTACAGGTCGTTAATTAACAATGAAGTTGCTGCTCAGGGTTTTATGATGTACCATTTAGTGCGGGTGCCTAATAGCCAAAGGCCGCCGCAGCATGTTATTGTGAAAAAGATAGATCAGTTTATGGCCGAACGTAACCGGGATTCGGTAATTCGTTGGCAAAATTTATATAACCTGCGCAAGTATATTGAAACACTGGGTACCCTGGCGTTATTGCCCGAGGATGTTTATTCGCGCCTAAGTTCGGATGTGTTTGCCCTGCATTTTCCGGGAAGTTTGTATGTGGTATATACCAAAAAGCATGATAATAACCTAAATGATTTGATATATAGGCCATTAACTATGGAAAATTTTCAGTGTACCATAGTTACCCTATATGGCAAATTTGCGCAGTTTGATTTGAACGGCGTAGTTATAGGTGGCGATGGCGAAAGCAGGAGCACCTTAAATGAAGGTGCATGGGCAGATAATTTAATGCCCGAATTATTGCCCGTTAACTATGTGCCTGATGATAAAAAAACAACGCAAGCATCTACAAGTAATTTGCCGCCACTTAAATAA
- a CDS encoding response regulator, with protein MVKLSFRQQVITGFSASILLVFIIGLLSYNSIKNLEVDAKWVDHTQQVIKNSNNLLQLMIDAETGVRGYGATNNKVFLEPYNTALPNIAIKIDSLKKLTDDNPTQQKRIDSLSLLVEKQLNILKTDIETREAKGLDYMVQNHMFLNGKNNMDSIRYLRERINNEENVLLVARKQSSIKQSTTTTLIILTGSTIFLLIILVLFFYIQQTFDKQKVIEANILSANSQLEEVLAENEAKNWLLTGTGTLSEMVQGEQSEKQLAEKIITEACQFTGAQTGTFYVFNEAENWLEFVAGYAFHNLDVIKKHIKLSEGWIGQTAKDGKIQLIKGKLNSRLGLESSLLSNDIAETLIVPFFFDKKLKGVVELAFTNGLSKGDEDYLRTIANIMGVSINTAQARTIMHDLFEEVQQQAEELEAQQEELRTTNEELIKKTEMLQASEEELRVQQEELRTTNTELEEKASLLEEKNQAIEEARRSIGQKMRELEATGKYKSEFLANMSHELRTPLNSILVLARILKDNKAQTLTDDQIKYATVIFNAGNDLLTLINDILDLSKIESGKLELVNEQVKIAAILKDSEALFAEVAKNKNIIFTTRLEAGVPEYILTDMVRTQQVVKNLLSNAFKFTSENGSVSVIADLDETRKNLSLTIKDTGIGIPYDKQKLIFEAFQQADGSTSRKYGGTGLGLSISRELAHLLGGVIKLKSTPGEGSEFSLILPLEGILASTQHEADEVPTVKSWIEGNDDATPFAFDKPLQLDTKKSGRTEPLVVIVEDDKNFASILQDYAKQHGYKSILVHDGDSAVATVKTNQPDAVILDIMLPGKDGWQILKELKKDPETTNIPVHLMSAGDAAVNRVRQEGAISFLKKPINIEVLDKLFKDMAFKSGSNFKRILLIEDHKMQSQALKDLMEKQGITVDQAFDGETAFNLLLNNEYQCVILDINLPDISGLDLLDKIKEVERFSSLPVIVNTAMELDKTSVSRLMQYANAMVVKNNKSSERLIDEVNLFLNKINSTAGKTYPAAVETAKIKSYAGDKSMLKNKKILIVDDDMRNIFALSSALQTYDMQVEIANDGEESLTKLEELKGIDMVLMDIMMPKMDGYEAMRRIRQQPKWAKLPVIALTAKAMKEDREKCIEAGANDYITKPVDIDRLLALMQLWLEQ; from the coding sequence ATGGTAAAATTGTCTTTCCGTCAGCAAGTAATAACCGGTTTTTCTGCTTCTATACTGCTTGTTTTTATTATCGGTCTTCTTTCATACAATAGCATTAAAAATTTAGAAGTGGATGCCAAATGGGTTGATCATACCCAACAGGTAATTAAAAACTCAAATAACCTGCTCCAGTTAATGATAGATGCCGAAACCGGTGTGCGTGGTTACGGAGCTACAAACAACAAAGTTTTTTTAGAACCTTATAACACAGCTTTACCTAATATTGCCATTAAGATAGATTCGTTAAAAAAATTGACTGATGATAATCCTACACAGCAAAAGCGGATAGATTCGTTAAGTTTACTGGTTGAAAAGCAGCTCAATATCCTTAAAACCGATATAGAGACAAGAGAAGCGAAAGGGCTGGACTATATGGTACAAAACCATATGTTTTTGAACGGTAAAAACAATATGGATAGCATTCGTTATTTACGCGAGCGCATCAATAATGAAGAAAATGTTTTGCTTGTGGCCCGCAAACAGAGCTCAATTAAGCAATCAACCACTACAACCTTAATTATTCTTACAGGTTCTACAATATTTCTCTTGATAATACTTGTGCTGTTTTTTTATATACAGCAAACTTTTGATAAACAGAAAGTAATTGAAGCTAACATTTTAAGTGCTAACTCACAACTGGAAGAAGTATTGGCCGAAAATGAAGCCAAAAACTGGCTGCTTACAGGCACAGGTACCCTGAGTGAAATGGTGCAGGGCGAGCAAAGCGAAAAACAACTGGCCGAAAAAATTATTACCGAGGCTTGCCAATTTACCGGCGCACAAACGGGTACTTTTTATGTGTTTAATGAAGCCGAAAACTGGTTGGAGTTTGTGGCAGGCTATGCGTTTCATAATTTGGATGTTATAAAAAAGCACATTAAGCTGAGTGAGGGTTGGATAGGCCAGACCGCTAAGGATGGCAAAATACAATTAATTAAAGGCAAGTTAAACAGTAGGTTGGGATTAGAGTCGTCGTTACTGTCAAATGATATTGCCGAAACCTTAATTGTGCCTTTCTTTTTTGACAAAAAACTTAAAGGTGTTGTTGAATTAGCTTTTACCAATGGTTTGAGCAAAGGTGATGAAGACTATTTGCGCACCATTGCTAACATAATGGGTGTATCTATTAACACTGCCCAGGCCCGCACTATTATGCACGATTTGTTTGAGGAAGTACAGCAGCAAGCCGAAGAACTGGAGGCACAGCAAGAGGAGCTGCGCACTACCAACGAAGAACTCATCAAAAAAACAGAGATGTTGCAGGCATCCGAAGAGGAGTTGCGTGTGCAGCAGGAAGAATTGCGTACCACAAATACCGAACTGGAAGAAAAAGCCAGTTTACTGGAAGAAAAAAACCAGGCAATTGAAGAGGCCCGCCGTTCCATTGGGCAAAAAATGCGCGAGTTGGAAGCTACGGGTAAATACAAATCGGAGTTTTTGGCCAACATGAGCCATGAGTTGCGTACACCGTTAAATAGTATTTTGGTGCTTGCACGGATACTTAAAGACAATAAGGCCCAAACGCTTACAGACGACCAGATTAAGTATGCTACCGTAATATTTAATGCCGGTAATGATTTGCTTACCTTGATTAACGATATTTTAGATCTGTCGAAAATAGAATCGGGTAAGTTAGAACTGGTTAATGAGCAGGTTAAGATAGCCGCAATATTAAAAGATTCGGAAGCGTTATTTGCCGAGGTTGCTAAAAACAAAAACATAATATTTACCACCAGGCTAGAAGCCGGCGTGCCCGAGTATATCCTTACCGATATGGTACGCACCCAGCAGGTTGTTAAAAACTTGCTATCCAATGCCTTTAAGTTTACATCCGAAAATGGCTCGGTATCGGTAATAGCCGATTTAGACGAAACCAGGAAAAACCTTTCTCTTACCATTAAAGATACCGGCATAGGCATCCCTTATGATAAGCAAAAGCTAATTTTTGAGGCATTTCAGCAAGCGGATGGGTCTACCAGTCGTAAATATGGTGGTACGGGCCTGGGCCTTTCAATAAGCCGCGAATTGGCGCATTTATTGGGTGGGGTTATTAAATTGAAGAGCACGCCGGGAGAAGGCAGCGAGTTTTCGTTAATATTGCCGTTAGAAGGGATACTTGCTTCAACCCAGCACGAAGCTGATGAAGTGCCCACAGTAAAATCGTGGATAGAGGGTAACGACGATGCTACACCTTTTGCGTTTGACAAGCCGTTGCAGTTAGATACCAAAAAAAGCGGCCGCACCGAGCCTTTGGTTGTTATAGTTGAAGACGATAAAAACTTTGCTTCTATACTACAGGATTACGCAAAACAGCACGGCTATAAATCTATTTTAGTACACGATGGCGACAGTGCTGTAGCTACCGTTAAAACTAACCAGCCCGATGCCGTAATATTGGATATTATGCTGCCCGGTAAAGATGGCTGGCAAATTTTAAAGGAACTTAAAAAAGACCCCGAAACTACAAATATACCGGTTCATTTAATGTCGGCTGGGGATGCAGCCGTTAATCGTGTGCGGCAGGAAGGGGCTATTAGCTTTCTTAAAAAACCAATCAATATAGAAGTTTTAGATAAGCTTTTTAAAGATATGGCTTTTAAAAGCGGCAGTAACTTTAAGCGGATATTGCTTATAGAAGACCACAAAATGCAAAGCCAGGCGTTAAAAGATTTGATGGAGAAACAGGGTATTACTGTTGACCAGGCCTTTGATGGCGAAACGGCCTTTAATTTACTGCTAAACAACGAGTACCAATGTGTGATATTAGACATTAACCTGCCCGATATATCTGGCCTCGACCTGTTGGATAAAATAAAAGAGGTTGAACGCTTTTCGTCATTACCGGTAATTGTTAACACGGCAATGGAATTGGATAAAACATCAGTTAGCAGGCTTATGCAGTATGCCAACGCTATGGTGGTGAAAAACAACAAATCGTCCGAACGTTTAATTGACGAGGTAAACCTTTTCCTTAACAAAATAAATAGTACCGCAGGTAAAACTTATCCTGCAGCGGTAGAAACTGCAAAAATAAAATCATACGCGGGTGATAAAAGTATGCTTAAAAACAAAAAAATATTAATTGTTGACGACGATATGCGCAACATTTTTGCGCTTAGCAGCGCCCTGCAAACCTATGATATGCAGGTTGAGATAGCTAACGACGGCGAAGAATCACTTACCAAGCTGGAAGAGCTTAAAGGCATTGATATGGTGTTAATGGATATTATGATGCCTAAGATGGATGGATACGAAGCCATGAGGCGCATACGCCAGCAGCCAAAATGGGCTAAGCTGCCGGTTATAGCGTTAACAGCAAAAGCCATGAAAGAGGATAGGGAAAAGTGCATAGAAGCCGGCGCCAATGATTATATAACTAAACCGGTTGATATTGACAGATTATTGGCACTGATGCAATTGTGGCTGGAACAATAA
- a CDS encoding IS630 family transposase (programmed frameshift) encodes MVRYTIKLTKEEVGELYSIINKGSHSSQTFRTAYILLNCDEGEYAEKITNEQISKVLKVGMRTIDRVKKKFIEEGFEGVLDRRPTSRVYETKSDGDVEAKLVALCCSEPPEGFAKWSLRLLADKMVELEYVESISHVTVRSVLKKNELKPWKVKGWVIPPEKSSEFVANMERVLDVYKKPYDEEFPVVCMDESPKQLIEEGQPSQAMKPGQEARVDYEYIRHGVVNIFMANEPLRGKRFVEITAFKTKKDWALFVKRIADEWYPTAKKITLVMDNFKTHSASAFYETFEPAEAKRLWDRFEFVYTPKHGSWLNMAEIELHVLNGQCLNRHISTMLKINEEVAAWQHNRNNKNSKINWQFENKDARIKLKRLYPSLHD; translated from the exons ATGGTACGTTATACGATAAAACTTACAAAAGAGGAGGTTGGAGAGTTATACTCGATAATCAACAAGGGCTCCCATAGTTCTCAAACATTCCGGACAGCCTATATACTATTGAATTGTGATGAAGGGGAATATGCGGAGAAAATAACAAATGAACAGATCAGCAAAGTCCTGAAAGTAGGGATGCGAACGATAGACCGGGTGAAGAAAAAGTTTATTGAAGAGGGTTTTGAAGGTGTTTTAGATCGTCGCCCCACCAGCCGTGTTTATGAAACAAAATCAGATGGCGATGTAGAAGCGAAGCTGGTTGCCTTGTGTTGCAGCGAGCCGCCTGAGGGGTTTGCTAAATGGTCATTAAGGCTACTCGCCGATAAAATGGTAGAGTTGGAATATGTAGAAAGTATTTCGCATGTAACAGTAAGAAGTGTGCTTA AAAAAAACGAACTTAAGCCTTGGAAAGTAAAGGGCTGGGTAATACCACCGGAAAAAAGCAGCGAATTTGTAGCCAATATGGAACGCGTATTGGATGTATACAAAAAACCTTATGATGAGGAATTTCCGGTTGTATGTATGGATGAGTCGCCAAAACAATTGATAGAAGAAGGGCAGCCCTCTCAAGCCATGAAGCCTGGCCAGGAGGCAAGAGTAGATTACGAGTACATAAGGCATGGGGTAGTCAATATATTTATGGCCAACGAGCCTTTGAGGGGCAAGCGCTTTGTAGAAATTACGGCGTTTAAAACCAAAAAGGACTGGGCTTTATTCGTAAAAAGAATAGCAGATGAATGGTACCCGACAGCGAAAAAAATAACTTTAGTAATGGACAATTTTAAAACCCATTCGGCCTCTGCATTTTACGAGACATTTGAACCAGCCGAAGCCAAAAGGCTATGGGATAGGTTTGAGTTTGTTTATACGCCCAAGCATGGAAGCTGGCTCAATATGGCCGAGATAGAATTGCATGTATTGAATGGGCAATGCCTAAACAGGCATATTTCAACAATGCTGAAGATCAATGAAGAGGTAGCGGCATGGCAACACAACAGAAATAATAAGAACAGCAAAATTAACTGGCAGTTCGAAAATAAAGATGCGCGAATAAAACTGAAAAGACTTTATCCGTCATTACACGATTAA
- a CDS encoding chemotaxis protein CheB: protein MDSDNYENLLKRLSAAEVVILGGSAGSFTPIFNIIKMLPQTYNKAIVIVIHRGKNNFSDIENLFGDNCRILVSEITDKDKITGGHVYIAPANYHTLFEKRKTFALDVSEQVWYSKPSIDVTFESAADAYGDKCAAILLSGANQDGASGLLKLRNKGALTIVQRPTDAEIGIMPQAAVDINAGEFILTSSEILKLISASSTETQSS, encoded by the coding sequence TTGGATAGCGATAATTACGAAAACTTGCTGAAGCGATTAAGCGCGGCCGAAGTTGTTATTTTGGGTGGTTCGGCAGGTTCGTTCACGCCTATTTTTAACATCATTAAAATGTTGCCCCAAACTTACAACAAGGCTATTGTTATTGTAATACATAGGGGTAAAAATAATTTTAGCGATATTGAAAATCTGTTCGGTGATAATTGTCGTATATTAGTTAGCGAAATTACGGATAAAGATAAAATTACCGGTGGCCATGTTTACATAGCCCCTGCAAATTACCATACTTTGTTTGAAAAACGTAAAACGTTTGCGTTAGATGTATCCGAACAGGTATGGTATTCAAAACCCTCAATTGATGTTACTTTTGAAAGTGCGGCTGATGCTTACGGAGATAAGTGTGCCGCAATATTGCTATCGGGCGCTAATCAGGATGGTGCAAGCGGGCTTTTAAAATTGCGAAACAAAGGAGCACTAACCATCGTACAAAGGCCAACTGATGCCGAGATAGGGATTATGCCTCAGGCCGCGGTTGATATTAACGCCGGGGAATTTATTTTAACAAGCAGTGAAATATTGAAATTAATAAGTGCCAGTTCAACAGAAACCCAATCTTCATAA
- a CDS encoding CheR family methyltransferase gives MSMTDDISISELDDLILLIKQVHGFDFSSYTKASLKRRVLRIMQLKKLAFWDLKNVLVNDPLFFQEFLDEITVNVTEMFRDPTFYKALNTQVLPYLATFQHIKVWSAGCSSGEEAYSLAMLMQEAGLKDKSFIYGTDINAEMLAQAKRGIYTLRNIKSYAENYKQTGLPGTLTDHFTIMYDAGAVHNELKRNTLFSVHNLISDSVFNEFQMICCRNVFIYFESSLQDKILEVFYNSLCNLGFLCLGSKETIRSEYYRKRLKVVNSRENIYQKIG, from the coding sequence ATGAGTATGACAGACGATATTTCTATATCGGAATTGGATGATCTTATATTGCTGATAAAGCAGGTTCACGGGTTTGATTTTTCAAGTTATACCAAGGCATCGCTTAAACGCAGGGTTTTGCGTATTATGCAACTCAAAAAGTTGGCTTTTTGGGATTTGAAAAATGTGTTAGTTAACGACCCCTTGTTTTTTCAGGAATTTTTAGATGAGATCACGGTTAACGTTACCGAAATGTTTCGCGACCCTACATTTTATAAGGCACTCAATACGCAGGTGTTGCCATACCTGGCTACATTTCAGCACATCAAAGTATGGAGCGCAGGCTGCTCATCGGGAGAAGAGGCCTATTCGCTCGCTATGCTGATGCAGGAAGCCGGACTGAAAGACAAAAGCTTTATATACGGAACTGATATTAATGCCGAGATGCTTGCCCAGGCTAAAAGGGGTATTTATACTTTGCGCAATATTAAAAGTTATGCCGAAAATTATAAACAAACCGGTCTGCCCGGTACGTTAACAGATCATTTTACCATTATGTATGATGCCGGTGCCGTACACAATGAATTGAAGCGGAATACGTTATTTTCGGTACATAACTTAATATCAGATAGTGTTTTTAACGAATTCCAGATGATATGTTGCCGTAATGTATTTATCTATTTCGAATCGTCGCTTCAGGATAAAATTTTAGAAGTTTTTTATAATAGTTTATGTAACCTTGGTTTTTTGTGCTTAGGCTCTAAAGAAACCATTCGCTCTGAGTATTACAGGAAGCGGTTAAAGGTTGTAAATTCGAGGGAGAATATTTATCAAAAAATTGGATAG
- a CDS encoding heme exporter protein CcmB, translating to MEMYRQTKQLLKKEILLEWRSKYAFNGVLLYVISTVFVCYMAFNLNPGFSEAKSYPLVWNILFWIIILFASVNAIAKSFLQESKGRLLYYYSIAGPQAIILSKIIYNILLMTLLSTLALIVYSLFFKNPTNDTLYYFITVLLGSVSFSTVFTMISAIASKAGNNGTLMAILSFPVIIPAILVLIRMSKRAMDGLDRSLSYQDIGVLLAINVVVIATSLLLFPYLWRD from the coding sequence ATGGAGATGTACAGGCAAACAAAGCAGCTTTTAAAAAAAGAAATTTTATTAGAATGGCGATCGAAATACGCCTTTAATGGAGTGCTTTTGTATGTAATATCTACCGTATTTGTGTGCTACATGGCTTTTAACCTCAATCCGGGTTTTAGCGAGGCTAAGAGCTATCCGCTGGTTTGGAATATTTTATTTTGGATAATTATCCTGTTTGCATCGGTAAATGCTATAGCCAAAAGTTTTTTGCAGGAGAGTAAAGGGCGGTTGTTATACTACTATTCTATCGCCGGTCCGCAAGCTATTATCTTATCCAAAATAATTTACAATATATTATTGATGACTTTATTGAGTACACTGGCTTTAATAGTGTACAGCCTTTTCTTTAAAAACCCTACAAACGATACATTATATTATTTTATAACCGTGTTGCTGGGCAGCGTTAGTTTTTCAACCGTGTTTACCATGATATCGGCCATTGCCTCAAAAGCGGGTAACAATGGTACTTTAATGGCCATATTAAGTTTCCCGGTAATTATACCGGCTATACTGGTGCTTATCCGCATGAGCAAGCGCGCTATGGACGGACTGGACCGTAGCTTAAGTTACCAGGATATTGGTGTGCTTTTGGCCATTAACGTTGTTGTTATAGCCACATCGCTGCTATTGTTTCCGTATTTATGGAGAGATTAA